Proteins from a genomic interval of Pectinophora gossypiella chromosome 4, ilPecGoss1.1, whole genome shotgun sequence:
- the LOC126382346 gene encoding liprin-beta-2 isoform X3 produces MRELGRGGSLVAATIAALHNRTAIEEKSRAIKRRPTSAEARNVPRTIREEHDECSRRASGCSERPVSTASEASEHDSASVQSSEEPPPHESGDSDSPEEATVKCTKWPDGAVVAARADSSDTESSSSSDVDSDEQEYEPGRADADYRTLTPSRRLDNSTRRDDSFKWMPPEDMGEDIGEPISMETRAEEYSSASLDRRRRTPGDRSDRDRKSRSSMSSKPPQHPSHPCSVRASPRPRRSRPEEASPELQRRWNSYEHFRWPEGGPTPWWPPMCWCHGPPAPPPCCMHDRSWPSHPSLPPVPARTYKNDAEERVRRLEADKESLQLQVQVLSEQIAAQSEKMSDLERALHDARQRLDDAEQRLQKEMLQRSSLETQKLELLSKLSEARLRAVERGVLERSPPPADITPVARPAPPRTPPANYGRQIERNTHMYSSLPRSSIITSEARVAFAEKEEAIPRGSPSPSLREVRARLGSGSVRLEGDELARGDTRASLTAHARPNIPAPWQTTDVRQWDCETTCGWLESLGLESYVPAARTWLNAAPDARGVIAVASHHTIEKELAIKHPMHKKKIVLALTDLLGGHGDALLTAAGQLDTAWALRWLEDVGLCGARAAAADAALDGRALHRLAHHELHAGLRVTLQLHALSVRRGIQVLRDNKFNPDTMIRRAVEGEAAASGAEGEAAPGLARWSSHRVMQWLKEIDLAEYAPNLRGAGVHGGLMLLEPRFTAELLAALLNIPANKTLLRRHLTQRFNDLLGREVIQQKRNAEQTLGYQPLTATTKYKVPKKSQFSLKRKKSKDELDLGDLVCPLHDDSSGDIPTSPTMKVKSAAAVASAVCPPRDDARAH; encoded by the exons ATGCGTGAGCTCGGCCGCGGGGGCTCACTCGTAGCCGCCACCATAGCGGCGTTGCACAACCGAACCGCGATCGAGGAGAAATCTCGCGCGATCAAACGCCGACCGACCTCCGCGGAAGCTAGAAATGTCCCGCGAACTATAAGGGAAGAACACGACGAGTGTTCGCGGCGAGCGTCGGGGTGCAGCGAGCGTCCGGTGTCCACCGCGTCCGAGGCATCTGAACACGACTCCGCTTCCGTTCAGTCCAGTGAGGAGCCGCCCCCACACGAGA GCGGCGACTCGGATAGTCCTGAAGAGGCGACAGTCAAATGCACTAAGTGGCCTGACGGTGCGGTCGTCGCGGCCCGCGCTGACTCCTCCGACACGGAGTCCAGTTCCTCCAGTGACGTTGACTCGGATGAACAAGAATATGAACCCGGACGTGCCGACGCCGATTATCGCACATTGACACCGAGTAGGCGGCTGGATAATTCTACACGCAGAGATGATAGTTTCAAGTGGATGCCGCCGGAAGACATGGGAGAAGATATAGGCGAACCTATTTCGATGGAGACTCGAGCCGAAGAATACTCGTCTGCTAGTTTGGATAGGAGGCGACGGACTCCGGGCGATCGCAGCGATCGCGATCGGAAGTCTAGATCGTCGATGTCATCGAAACCGCCTCAGCACCCGTCTCACCCGTGTAGCGTGCGCGCGTCACCGCGGCCGCGTCGCTCGCGACCCGAAGAAGCGTCTCCGGAACTGCAAAGGCGATGGAATTCGTACGAACATTTCCGTTGGCCAGAGGGTGGTCCAACCCCGTGGTGGCCACCGATGTGCTGGTGTCACGGGCCGCCCGCGCCACCGCCCTGCTGCATGCACGACCGCTCATGGCCCTCACACCCATCGCTACCGCCCGTACCCGCACGAACCTACAAG AACGATGCGGAGGAGCGCGTGCGGCGGTTAGAAGCGGATAAGGAAAGTCTGCAACTGCAGGTGCAAGTGTTATCGGAACAGATTGCGGCGCAGAGTGAGAAGATGTCCGATCTAGAAAGGGCTCTCCATGACGCGCGACAGAGGCTTGATGACGCCGAACAGCGGCTGCAGAAG GAAATGCTGCAGCGGTCGTCCCTGGAGACTCAAAAATTGGAGCTGCTATCGAAGCTAAGCGAGGCGCGGCTGCGCGCGGTTGAGCGCGGCGTGCTCGAGCGGTCGCCGCCGCCCGCGGATATTACGCCTGTAGCCCGGCCTGCGCCGCCCAGG ACCCCACCAGCGAACTACGGGCGTCAAATCGAGCGCAACACGCACATGTACTCATCGCTACCGCGCTCGTCCATCATCACATCGGAGGCGCGAGTGGCGTTCg CGGAGAAAGAAGAAGCAATACCACGTGGCAGTCCGTCACCTTCACTACGAGAAGTGCGCGCGCGGCTTGGTAGTGGCTCCGTGCGGCTGGAGGGCGACGAGCTGGCGCGCGGGGACACGCGGGCCTCGCTCACTGCGCATGCGCGGCCCAACATACCCGCGCCCTG GCAAACAACAGACGTGCGACAATGGGACTGCGAGACAACATGCGGCTGGCTGGAGAGTCTCGGCCTAGAGTCGTACGTGCCGGCGGCGCGCACGTGGCTCAACGCAGCCCCTGACGCGCGCGGCGTGATAGCCGTCGCCTCGCACCACACCATCGAGAAGGAACTGGCTATCAAACATCCCATGCACAAGAAGAAAATCGTTCTTGCGCTCACGGATCTGTTG GGCGGGCACGGCGACGCGCTGCTGACGGCGGCGGGGCAGCTGGACACGGCGTGGGCGCTGCGCTGGCTGGAGGACGTGGGGCTgtgcggcgcgcgcgccgccgccgccgacgcGGCGCTGGACGGCCGCGCGCTGCACCGCCTGGCGCACCACGAGCTGCACGCCGGCCTGAGGGTCACGCTGCAGCTGCACGCGCTCTCCGTCCGGAGAG GTATCCAAGTCCTCCGCGACAACAAGTTCAACCCGGACACGATGATCCGGCGCGCGGTGGAGGGCGAAGCGGCCGCGAGCGGGGCGGAGGGCGAGGCGGCGCCCGGCCTGGCGCGCTGGTCCTCGCACCGCGTCATGCAGTGGCTCAAGGAGATCGACCTCGCCGAGTACGCGCCCAACCTCAGGGGAGCTG GTGTTCACGGCGGTCTCATGCTGCTGGAACCCCGTTTCACGGCGGAGCTGCTCGCGGCGCTGCTCAACATTCCTGCCAACAAAACGCTACTGAGGCGGCATCTCACGCAAAG ATTTAACGACTTGCTCGGTCGAGAAGTGATACAACAGAAACGAAACGCAGAACAAACTCTCGGTTATCAACCGCTAACAGCAACCACCAAATATAAG GTACCAAAGAAGAGTCAGTTTTCATTGAAGAGGAAAAAGAGCAAAGACGAGTTGGACCTCGGTGACCTGGTGTGCCCGTTACACGACGACAGCTCAGGTGACATACCCACATCGCCT ACGATGAAAGTAAAATCAGCGGCAGCCGTCGCGTCGGCTGTCTGTCCCCCGCGTGACGACGCGCGTGCGCACTAG
- the LOC126382346 gene encoding liprin-beta-1 isoform X1 produces MRELGRGGSLVAATIAALHNRTAIEEKSRAIKRRPTSAEARNVPRTIREEHDECSRRASGCSERPVSTASEASEHDSASVQSSEEPPPHESGDSDSPEEATVKCTKWPDGAVVAARADSSDTESSSSSDVDSDEQEYEPGRADADYRTLTPSRRLDNSTRRDDSFKWMPPEDMGEDIGEPISMETRAEEYSSASLDRRRRTPGDRSDRDRKSRSSMSSKPPQHPSHPCSVRASPRPRRSRPEEASPELQRRWNSYEHFRWPEGGPTPWWPPMCWCHGPPAPPPCCMHDRSWPSHPSLPPVPARTYKNDAEERVRRLEADKESLQLQVQVLSEQIAAQSEKMSDLERALHDARQRLDDAEQRLQKEMLQRSSLETQKLELLSKLSEARLRAVERGVLERSPPPADITPVARPAPPRTPPANYGRQIERNTHMYSSLPRSSIITSEARVAFGKQQQHNMVVARGRGHSVPNLAEKEEAIPRGSPSPSLREVRARLGSGSVRLEGDELARGDTRASLTAHARPNIPAPWQTTDVRQWDCETTCGWLESLGLESYVPAARTWLNAAPDARGVIAVASHHTIEKELAIKHPMHKKKIVLALTDLLGGHGDALLTAAGQLDTAWALRWLEDVGLCGARAAAADAALDGRALHRLAHHELHAGLRVTLQLHALSVRRGIQVLRDNKFNPDTMIRRAVEGEAAASGAEGEAAPGLARWSSHRVMQWLKEIDLAEYAPNLRGAGVHGGLMLLEPRFTAELLAALLNIPANKTLLRRHLTQRFNDLLGREVIQQKRNAEQTLGYQPLTATTKYKVPKKSQFSLKRKKSKDELDLGDLVCPLHDDSSGDIPTSPTMKVKSAAAVASAVCPPRDDARAH; encoded by the exons ATGCGTGAGCTCGGCCGCGGGGGCTCACTCGTAGCCGCCACCATAGCGGCGTTGCACAACCGAACCGCGATCGAGGAGAAATCTCGCGCGATCAAACGCCGACCGACCTCCGCGGAAGCTAGAAATGTCCCGCGAACTATAAGGGAAGAACACGACGAGTGTTCGCGGCGAGCGTCGGGGTGCAGCGAGCGTCCGGTGTCCACCGCGTCCGAGGCATCTGAACACGACTCCGCTTCCGTTCAGTCCAGTGAGGAGCCGCCCCCACACGAGA GCGGCGACTCGGATAGTCCTGAAGAGGCGACAGTCAAATGCACTAAGTGGCCTGACGGTGCGGTCGTCGCGGCCCGCGCTGACTCCTCCGACACGGAGTCCAGTTCCTCCAGTGACGTTGACTCGGATGAACAAGAATATGAACCCGGACGTGCCGACGCCGATTATCGCACATTGACACCGAGTAGGCGGCTGGATAATTCTACACGCAGAGATGATAGTTTCAAGTGGATGCCGCCGGAAGACATGGGAGAAGATATAGGCGAACCTATTTCGATGGAGACTCGAGCCGAAGAATACTCGTCTGCTAGTTTGGATAGGAGGCGACGGACTCCGGGCGATCGCAGCGATCGCGATCGGAAGTCTAGATCGTCGATGTCATCGAAACCGCCTCAGCACCCGTCTCACCCGTGTAGCGTGCGCGCGTCACCGCGGCCGCGTCGCTCGCGACCCGAAGAAGCGTCTCCGGAACTGCAAAGGCGATGGAATTCGTACGAACATTTCCGTTGGCCAGAGGGTGGTCCAACCCCGTGGTGGCCACCGATGTGCTGGTGTCACGGGCCGCCCGCGCCACCGCCCTGCTGCATGCACGACCGCTCATGGCCCTCACACCCATCGCTACCGCCCGTACCCGCACGAACCTACAAG AACGATGCGGAGGAGCGCGTGCGGCGGTTAGAAGCGGATAAGGAAAGTCTGCAACTGCAGGTGCAAGTGTTATCGGAACAGATTGCGGCGCAGAGTGAGAAGATGTCCGATCTAGAAAGGGCTCTCCATGACGCGCGACAGAGGCTTGATGACGCCGAACAGCGGCTGCAGAAG GAAATGCTGCAGCGGTCGTCCCTGGAGACTCAAAAATTGGAGCTGCTATCGAAGCTAAGCGAGGCGCGGCTGCGCGCGGTTGAGCGCGGCGTGCTCGAGCGGTCGCCGCCGCCCGCGGATATTACGCCTGTAGCCCGGCCTGCGCCGCCCAGG ACCCCACCAGCGAACTACGGGCGTCAAATCGAGCGCAACACGCACATGTACTCATCGCTACCGCGCTCGTCCATCATCACATCGGAGGCGCGAGTGGCGTTCggtaaacaacaacaacacaacatggTGGTGGCGCGCGGGCGAGGGCATTCCGTCCCGAATCTAG CGGAGAAAGAAGAAGCAATACCACGTGGCAGTCCGTCACCTTCACTACGAGAAGTGCGCGCGCGGCTTGGTAGTGGCTCCGTGCGGCTGGAGGGCGACGAGCTGGCGCGCGGGGACACGCGGGCCTCGCTCACTGCGCATGCGCGGCCCAACATACCCGCGCCCTG GCAAACAACAGACGTGCGACAATGGGACTGCGAGACAACATGCGGCTGGCTGGAGAGTCTCGGCCTAGAGTCGTACGTGCCGGCGGCGCGCACGTGGCTCAACGCAGCCCCTGACGCGCGCGGCGTGATAGCCGTCGCCTCGCACCACACCATCGAGAAGGAACTGGCTATCAAACATCCCATGCACAAGAAGAAAATCGTTCTTGCGCTCACGGATCTGTTG GGCGGGCACGGCGACGCGCTGCTGACGGCGGCGGGGCAGCTGGACACGGCGTGGGCGCTGCGCTGGCTGGAGGACGTGGGGCTgtgcggcgcgcgcgccgccgccgccgacgcGGCGCTGGACGGCCGCGCGCTGCACCGCCTGGCGCACCACGAGCTGCACGCCGGCCTGAGGGTCACGCTGCAGCTGCACGCGCTCTCCGTCCGGAGAG GTATCCAAGTCCTCCGCGACAACAAGTTCAACCCGGACACGATGATCCGGCGCGCGGTGGAGGGCGAAGCGGCCGCGAGCGGGGCGGAGGGCGAGGCGGCGCCCGGCCTGGCGCGCTGGTCCTCGCACCGCGTCATGCAGTGGCTCAAGGAGATCGACCTCGCCGAGTACGCGCCCAACCTCAGGGGAGCTG GTGTTCACGGCGGTCTCATGCTGCTGGAACCCCGTTTCACGGCGGAGCTGCTCGCGGCGCTGCTCAACATTCCTGCCAACAAAACGCTACTGAGGCGGCATCTCACGCAAAG ATTTAACGACTTGCTCGGTCGAGAAGTGATACAACAGAAACGAAACGCAGAACAAACTCTCGGTTATCAACCGCTAACAGCAACCACCAAATATAAG GTACCAAAGAAGAGTCAGTTTTCATTGAAGAGGAAAAAGAGCAAAGACGAGTTGGACCTCGGTGACCTGGTGTGCCCGTTACACGACGACAGCTCAGGTGACATACCCACATCGCCT ACGATGAAAGTAAAATCAGCGGCAGCCGTCGCGTCGGCTGTCTGTCCCCCGCGTGACGACGCGCGTGCGCACTAG
- the LOC126382346 gene encoding liprin-beta-1 isoform X4, translated as MSDREFLTEPFDEEEERPAGYVHPAVRSYMYSPMGGDSDSPEEATVKCTKWPDGAVVAARADSSDTESSSSSDVDSDEQEYEPGRADADYRTLTPSRRLDNSTRRDDSFKWMPPEDMGEDIGEPISMETRAEEYSSASLDRRRRTPGDRSDRDRKSRSSMSSKPPQHPSHPCSVRASPRPRRSRPEEASPELQRRWNSYEHFRWPEGGPTPWWPPMCWCHGPPAPPPCCMHDRSWPSHPSLPPVPARTYKNDAEERVRRLEADKESLQLQVQVLSEQIAAQSEKMSDLERALHDARQRLDDAEQRLQKEMLQRSSLETQKLELLSKLSEARLRAVERGVLERSPPPADITPVARPAPPRTPPANYGRQIERNTHMYSSLPRSSIITSEARVAFGKQQQHNMVVARGRGHSVPNLAEKEEAIPRGSPSPSLREVRARLGSGSVRLEGDELARGDTRASLTAHARPNIPAPWQTTDVRQWDCETTCGWLESLGLESYVPAARTWLNAAPDARGVIAVASHHTIEKELAIKHPMHKKKIVLALTDLLGGHGDALLTAAGQLDTAWALRWLEDVGLCGARAAAADAALDGRALHRLAHHELHAGLRVTLQLHALSVRRGIQVLRDNKFNPDTMIRRAVEGEAAASGAEGEAAPGLARWSSHRVMQWLKEIDLAEYAPNLRGAGVHGGLMLLEPRFTAELLAALLNIPANKTLLRRHLTQRFNDLLGREVIQQKRNAEQTLGYQPLTATTKYKVPKKSQFSLKRKKSKDELDLGDLVCPLHDDSSGDIPTSPTMKVKSAAAVASAVCPPRDDARAH; from the exons ATGTCCGATCGCGAGTTCCTGACGGAGCCCTTCGACGAGGAAGAGGAGCGCCCGGCGGGCTACGTGCACCCCGCCGTGCGCTCCTACATGTACTCGCCCATGG GCGGCGACTCGGATAGTCCTGAAGAGGCGACAGTCAAATGCACTAAGTGGCCTGACGGTGCGGTCGTCGCGGCCCGCGCTGACTCCTCCGACACGGAGTCCAGTTCCTCCAGTGACGTTGACTCGGATGAACAAGAATATGAACCCGGACGTGCCGACGCCGATTATCGCACATTGACACCGAGTAGGCGGCTGGATAATTCTACACGCAGAGATGATAGTTTCAAGTGGATGCCGCCGGAAGACATGGGAGAAGATATAGGCGAACCTATTTCGATGGAGACTCGAGCCGAAGAATACTCGTCTGCTAGTTTGGATAGGAGGCGACGGACTCCGGGCGATCGCAGCGATCGCGATCGGAAGTCTAGATCGTCGATGTCATCGAAACCGCCTCAGCACCCGTCTCACCCGTGTAGCGTGCGCGCGTCACCGCGGCCGCGTCGCTCGCGACCCGAAGAAGCGTCTCCGGAACTGCAAAGGCGATGGAATTCGTACGAACATTTCCGTTGGCCAGAGGGTGGTCCAACCCCGTGGTGGCCACCGATGTGCTGGTGTCACGGGCCGCCCGCGCCACCGCCCTGCTGCATGCACGACCGCTCATGGCCCTCACACCCATCGCTACCGCCCGTACCCGCACGAACCTACAAG AACGATGCGGAGGAGCGCGTGCGGCGGTTAGAAGCGGATAAGGAAAGTCTGCAACTGCAGGTGCAAGTGTTATCGGAACAGATTGCGGCGCAGAGTGAGAAGATGTCCGATCTAGAAAGGGCTCTCCATGACGCGCGACAGAGGCTTGATGACGCCGAACAGCGGCTGCAGAAG GAAATGCTGCAGCGGTCGTCCCTGGAGACTCAAAAATTGGAGCTGCTATCGAAGCTAAGCGAGGCGCGGCTGCGCGCGGTTGAGCGCGGCGTGCTCGAGCGGTCGCCGCCGCCCGCGGATATTACGCCTGTAGCCCGGCCTGCGCCGCCCAGG ACCCCACCAGCGAACTACGGGCGTCAAATCGAGCGCAACACGCACATGTACTCATCGCTACCGCGCTCGTCCATCATCACATCGGAGGCGCGAGTGGCGTTCggtaaacaacaacaacacaacatggTGGTGGCGCGCGGGCGAGGGCATTCCGTCCCGAATCTAG CGGAGAAAGAAGAAGCAATACCACGTGGCAGTCCGTCACCTTCACTACGAGAAGTGCGCGCGCGGCTTGGTAGTGGCTCCGTGCGGCTGGAGGGCGACGAGCTGGCGCGCGGGGACACGCGGGCCTCGCTCACTGCGCATGCGCGGCCCAACATACCCGCGCCCTG GCAAACAACAGACGTGCGACAATGGGACTGCGAGACAACATGCGGCTGGCTGGAGAGTCTCGGCCTAGAGTCGTACGTGCCGGCGGCGCGCACGTGGCTCAACGCAGCCCCTGACGCGCGCGGCGTGATAGCCGTCGCCTCGCACCACACCATCGAGAAGGAACTGGCTATCAAACATCCCATGCACAAGAAGAAAATCGTTCTTGCGCTCACGGATCTGTTG GGCGGGCACGGCGACGCGCTGCTGACGGCGGCGGGGCAGCTGGACACGGCGTGGGCGCTGCGCTGGCTGGAGGACGTGGGGCTgtgcggcgcgcgcgccgccgccgccgacgcGGCGCTGGACGGCCGCGCGCTGCACCGCCTGGCGCACCACGAGCTGCACGCCGGCCTGAGGGTCACGCTGCAGCTGCACGCGCTCTCCGTCCGGAGAG GTATCCAAGTCCTCCGCGACAACAAGTTCAACCCGGACACGATGATCCGGCGCGCGGTGGAGGGCGAAGCGGCCGCGAGCGGGGCGGAGGGCGAGGCGGCGCCCGGCCTGGCGCGCTGGTCCTCGCACCGCGTCATGCAGTGGCTCAAGGAGATCGACCTCGCCGAGTACGCGCCCAACCTCAGGGGAGCTG GTGTTCACGGCGGTCTCATGCTGCTGGAACCCCGTTTCACGGCGGAGCTGCTCGCGGCGCTGCTCAACATTCCTGCCAACAAAACGCTACTGAGGCGGCATCTCACGCAAAG ATTTAACGACTTGCTCGGTCGAGAAGTGATACAACAGAAACGAAACGCAGAACAAACTCTCGGTTATCAACCGCTAACAGCAACCACCAAATATAAG GTACCAAAGAAGAGTCAGTTTTCATTGAAGAGGAAAAAGAGCAAAGACGAGTTGGACCTCGGTGACCTGGTGTGCCCGTTACACGACGACAGCTCAGGTGACATACCCACATCGCCT ACGATGAAAGTAAAATCAGCGGCAGCCGTCGCGTCGGCTGTCTGTCCCCCGCGTGACGACGCGCGTGCGCACTAG
- the LOC126382346 gene encoding liprin-beta-1 isoform X2, whose translation MRELGRGGSLVAATIAALHNRTAIEEKSRAIKRRPTSAEARNVPRTIREEHDECSRRASGCSERPVSTASEASEHDSASVQSSEEPPPHESGDSDSPEEATVKCTKWPDGAVVAARADSSDTESSSSSDVDSDEQEYEPGRADADYRTLTPSRRLDNSTRRDDSFKWMPPEDMGEDIGEPISMETRAEEYSSASLDRRRRTPGDRSDRDRKSRSSMSSKPPQHPSHPCSVRASPRPRRSRPEEASPELQRRWNSYEHFRWPEGGPTPWWPPMCWCHGPPAPPPCCMHDRSWPSHPSLPPVPARTYKNDAEERVRRLEADKESLQLQVQVLSEQIAAQSEKMSDLERALHDARQRLDDAEQRLQKEMLQRSSLETQKLELLSKLSEARLRAVERGVLERSPPPADITPVARPAPPRTPPANYGRQIERNTHMYSSLPRSSIITSEARVAFGKQQQHNMVVARGRGHSVPNLAEKEEAIPRGSPSPSLREVRARLGSGSVRLEGDELARGDTRASLTAHARPNIPAPWQTTDVRQWDCETTCGWLESLGLESYVPAARTWLNAAPDARGVIAVASHHTIEKELAIKHPMHKKKIVLALTDLLGGHGDALLTAAGQLDTAWALRWLEDVGLCGARAAAADAALDGRALHRLAHHELHAGLRVTLQLHALSVRRGIQVLRDNKFNPDTMIRRAVEGEAAASGAEGEAAPGLARWSSHRVMQWLKEIDLAEYAPNLRGAGVHGGLMLLEPRFTAELLAALLNIPANKTLLRRHLTQRFNDLLGREVIQQKRNAEQTLGYQPLTATTKYKVPKKSQFSLKRKKSKDELDLGDLVCPLHDDSSDDESKISGSRRVGCLSPA comes from the exons ATGCGTGAGCTCGGCCGCGGGGGCTCACTCGTAGCCGCCACCATAGCGGCGTTGCACAACCGAACCGCGATCGAGGAGAAATCTCGCGCGATCAAACGCCGACCGACCTCCGCGGAAGCTAGAAATGTCCCGCGAACTATAAGGGAAGAACACGACGAGTGTTCGCGGCGAGCGTCGGGGTGCAGCGAGCGTCCGGTGTCCACCGCGTCCGAGGCATCTGAACACGACTCCGCTTCCGTTCAGTCCAGTGAGGAGCCGCCCCCACACGAGA GCGGCGACTCGGATAGTCCTGAAGAGGCGACAGTCAAATGCACTAAGTGGCCTGACGGTGCGGTCGTCGCGGCCCGCGCTGACTCCTCCGACACGGAGTCCAGTTCCTCCAGTGACGTTGACTCGGATGAACAAGAATATGAACCCGGACGTGCCGACGCCGATTATCGCACATTGACACCGAGTAGGCGGCTGGATAATTCTACACGCAGAGATGATAGTTTCAAGTGGATGCCGCCGGAAGACATGGGAGAAGATATAGGCGAACCTATTTCGATGGAGACTCGAGCCGAAGAATACTCGTCTGCTAGTTTGGATAGGAGGCGACGGACTCCGGGCGATCGCAGCGATCGCGATCGGAAGTCTAGATCGTCGATGTCATCGAAACCGCCTCAGCACCCGTCTCACCCGTGTAGCGTGCGCGCGTCACCGCGGCCGCGTCGCTCGCGACCCGAAGAAGCGTCTCCGGAACTGCAAAGGCGATGGAATTCGTACGAACATTTCCGTTGGCCAGAGGGTGGTCCAACCCCGTGGTGGCCACCGATGTGCTGGTGTCACGGGCCGCCCGCGCCACCGCCCTGCTGCATGCACGACCGCTCATGGCCCTCACACCCATCGCTACCGCCCGTACCCGCACGAACCTACAAG AACGATGCGGAGGAGCGCGTGCGGCGGTTAGAAGCGGATAAGGAAAGTCTGCAACTGCAGGTGCAAGTGTTATCGGAACAGATTGCGGCGCAGAGTGAGAAGATGTCCGATCTAGAAAGGGCTCTCCATGACGCGCGACAGAGGCTTGATGACGCCGAACAGCGGCTGCAGAAG GAAATGCTGCAGCGGTCGTCCCTGGAGACTCAAAAATTGGAGCTGCTATCGAAGCTAAGCGAGGCGCGGCTGCGCGCGGTTGAGCGCGGCGTGCTCGAGCGGTCGCCGCCGCCCGCGGATATTACGCCTGTAGCCCGGCCTGCGCCGCCCAGG ACCCCACCAGCGAACTACGGGCGTCAAATCGAGCGCAACACGCACATGTACTCATCGCTACCGCGCTCGTCCATCATCACATCGGAGGCGCGAGTGGCGTTCggtaaacaacaacaacacaacatggTGGTGGCGCGCGGGCGAGGGCATTCCGTCCCGAATCTAG CGGAGAAAGAAGAAGCAATACCACGTGGCAGTCCGTCACCTTCACTACGAGAAGTGCGCGCGCGGCTTGGTAGTGGCTCCGTGCGGCTGGAGGGCGACGAGCTGGCGCGCGGGGACACGCGGGCCTCGCTCACTGCGCATGCGCGGCCCAACATACCCGCGCCCTG GCAAACAACAGACGTGCGACAATGGGACTGCGAGACAACATGCGGCTGGCTGGAGAGTCTCGGCCTAGAGTCGTACGTGCCGGCGGCGCGCACGTGGCTCAACGCAGCCCCTGACGCGCGCGGCGTGATAGCCGTCGCCTCGCACCACACCATCGAGAAGGAACTGGCTATCAAACATCCCATGCACAAGAAGAAAATCGTTCTTGCGCTCACGGATCTGTTG GGCGGGCACGGCGACGCGCTGCTGACGGCGGCGGGGCAGCTGGACACGGCGTGGGCGCTGCGCTGGCTGGAGGACGTGGGGCTgtgcggcgcgcgcgccgccgccgccgacgcGGCGCTGGACGGCCGCGCGCTGCACCGCCTGGCGCACCACGAGCTGCACGCCGGCCTGAGGGTCACGCTGCAGCTGCACGCGCTCTCCGTCCGGAGAG GTATCCAAGTCCTCCGCGACAACAAGTTCAACCCGGACACGATGATCCGGCGCGCGGTGGAGGGCGAAGCGGCCGCGAGCGGGGCGGAGGGCGAGGCGGCGCCCGGCCTGGCGCGCTGGTCCTCGCACCGCGTCATGCAGTGGCTCAAGGAGATCGACCTCGCCGAGTACGCGCCCAACCTCAGGGGAGCTG GTGTTCACGGCGGTCTCATGCTGCTGGAACCCCGTTTCACGGCGGAGCTGCTCGCGGCGCTGCTCAACATTCCTGCCAACAAAACGCTACTGAGGCGGCATCTCACGCAAAG ATTTAACGACTTGCTCGGTCGAGAAGTGATACAACAGAAACGAAACGCAGAACAAACTCTCGGTTATCAACCGCTAACAGCAACCACCAAATATAAG GTACCAAAGAAGAGTCAGTTTTCATTGAAGAGGAAAAAGAGCAAAGACGAGTTGGACCTCGGTGACCTGGTGTGCCCGTTACACGACGACAGCTCAG ACGATGAAAGTAAAATCAGCGGCAGCCGTCGCGTCGGCTGTCTGTCCCCCGCGTGA